The following proteins are co-located in the Billgrantia tianxiuensis genome:
- the ychF gene encoding redox-regulated ATPase YchF gives MGFNCGIVGLPNVGKSTLFNALTKSGIDAENFPFCTIEPNVGIVPMPDPRLDKLAEIVKPQKVIPTTMEFVDIAGLVAGASKGEGLGNQFLANIRETQAIAHVVRCFDNDNVIHVANQVDPRSDIETINLELALADLDTVERAIQRLVRVAKGGDKDAIATKAILERVQPHLAEGQPLRSFGLDEDEKRQVKSFGFLTLKPTMYIANVNEDGFENNPYLDIVNEIAAEEGAVVVPVCNQLEAEIAELDDDERAMFLGEMGMEEPGLDRVIRAGYKLLGLQTYFTAGVKEVRAWTVKVGATAPEAAGVIHTDFQKGFIRAEVIGYDDFVTLGGEQGAKDAGKWRLEGKEYVVQDGDVIHFRFNV, from the coding sequence ATGGGTTTCAACTGCGGTATCGTCGGTCTGCCCAACGTGGGCAAGTCGACCCTCTTCAACGCCCTGACCAAGTCCGGCATCGATGCCGAGAACTTCCCCTTCTGCACCATCGAGCCCAACGTCGGTATCGTGCCGATGCCCGATCCACGCCTCGACAAGCTGGCCGAGATCGTCAAGCCGCAGAAGGTGATTCCCACCACCATGGAGTTCGTCGACATTGCCGGCCTGGTGGCGGGAGCCTCCAAGGGCGAGGGGCTCGGCAACCAGTTCCTGGCCAACATTCGCGAGACCCAGGCCATCGCCCACGTGGTGCGCTGCTTCGACAACGACAACGTCATCCACGTGGCCAATCAGGTCGATCCGCGCTCCGATATCGAGACCATCAACCTGGAGCTGGCGCTGGCCGACCTCGACACCGTCGAGCGTGCCATCCAGCGCCTGGTGCGTGTGGCCAAGGGCGGTGACAAGGATGCCATCGCCACCAAGGCGATCCTGGAGCGCGTCCAGCCGCACCTGGCCGAAGGCCAGCCGCTGCGCAGTTTCGGCCTCGACGAGGATGAGAAGCGCCAGGTCAAGAGCTTCGGCTTCCTCACGCTCAAGCCGACCATGTACATCGCCAACGTCAACGAGGACGGTTTCGAGAACAACCCCTACCTCGATATCGTCAACGAGATTGCCGCCGAGGAAGGTGCCGTGGTGGTGCCGGTGTGCAACCAGCTCGAAGCCGAGATCGCCGAGCTCGACGACGACGAGCGCGCCATGTTCCTCGGCGAGATGGGCATGGAAGAGCCCGGGCTCGACCGGGTGATCCGCGCCGGCTACAAGCTGCTGGGCCTGCAGACCTACTTCACCGCCGGGGTGAAGGAAGTGCGCGCCTGGACCGTCAAGGTGGGTGCCACCGCCCCCGAGGCCGCCGGCGTGATCCACACCGATTTCCAGAAGGGCTTCATCCGCGCCGAAGTGATCGGCTACGACGACTTCGTCACCCTGGGTGGCGAACAGGGCGCCAAGGACGCCGGCAAGTGGCGCCTGGAGGGCAAGGAGTATGTGGTGCAGGACGGCGACGTGATCCACTTCCGCTTCAATGTGTAG